A window of the Mannheimia granulomatis genome harbors these coding sequences:
- the wecA gene encoding UDP-N-acetylglucosamine--undecaprenyl-phosphate N-acetylglucosaminephosphotransferase, which produces MWLTFLTVFIVSFLSLIVMRPVAEFIGLVDKPNFRKRHQGLIPLIGGIALFLGNLTFYFMQWQDMRLPELYLSAVTILLIIGVLDDRFDVSPLLRAGIQAGLAGAMIYSGLSLESLGQIIAPFSIELGWLGIVFTVFITIGVINAFNMVDGIDGLLAGLSSVSFAGLGTLMFINGEPSLGYWCFAIIFVLLPYAMFNLSLFGAKWKVFMGDSGSMLIGFTIIWILLLSTQGQGSPISPITGLWLIAVPLIDMVAVIIRRLKKGKSPFKPDRLHLHHLMMRAGLTSRQALLVITLWAAFCSTIGVLGEVYYWNQWVMMLMFLGLFLLYAYSITHAWRVTRFVRRLKRRAKRNQRINNI; this is translated from the coding sequence ATGTGGCTTACTTTTCTAACCGTATTTATTGTTTCGTTTTTATCATTAATCGTTATGAGACCGGTAGCGGAATTTATTGGTTTAGTCGATAAGCCTAACTTCCGTAAACGTCATCAAGGATTAATCCCGTTAATTGGCGGTATTGCGCTATTTTTAGGCAATTTGACCTTCTATTTTATGCAATGGCAAGATATGCGATTGCCTGAATTATACCTTTCGGCGGTGACGATTTTATTAATCATCGGTGTATTAGACGATCGATTTGATGTCAGTCCATTACTGCGGGCAGGTATTCAGGCCGGTTTGGCTGGGGCTATGATTTACAGTGGTTTATCACTAGAAAGTTTAGGACAAATTATTGCCCCTTTCAGTATTGAGCTTGGCTGGCTAGGAATTGTATTTACTGTTTTCATCACGATTGGTGTGATTAATGCTTTCAATATGGTTGATGGGATTGATGGCTTATTAGCTGGACTTTCCAGCGTGAGTTTTGCCGGTCTGGGCACGTTAATGTTTATTAATGGCGAACCAAGTCTGGGGTATTGGTGCTTTGCGATTATATTTGTGCTACTGCCTTATGCGATGTTTAATTTAAGCTTGTTTGGGGCAAAATGGAAAGTGTTTATGGGCGACTCCGGTAGTATGTTAATCGGCTTTACCATTATTTGGATTTTATTACTCAGCACCCAAGGTCAAGGCTCTCCGATTAGCCCTATTACCGGTTTATGGCTGATTGCCGTACCGTTAATTGATATGGTGGCGGTTATTATTCGTCGTTTGAAAAAAGGTAAAAGTCCGTTCAAACCTGACCGCTTGCATTTACATCATTTAATGATGCGAGCAGGCTTAACTTCTCGTCAAGCATTGTTAGTGATTACGCTGTGGGCAGCATTTTGTTCGACCATCGGAGTGTTAGGGGAAGTTTATTACTGGAACCAATGGGTAATGATGTTAATGTTTCTTGGCCTATTTTTGCTTTATGCTTATTCGATTACCCATGCATGGCGAGTAACCCGTTTTGTTCGACGTTTAAAA